The following are encoded in a window of Phaseolus vulgaris cultivar G19833 chromosome 3, P. vulgaris v2.0, whole genome shotgun sequence genomic DNA:
- the LOC137806499 gene encoding uncharacterized protein At4g14342 isoform X2: MQASDRFNINSQLEHLQAKYVGTGHADLNRFEWAVNIQRDSYASYIGHYPLLAYVGIAENESIGRERYNFMQKMLLPCGLPPEKEED; encoded by the exons ATGCAGGCGAGTGATAGGTTTAACATCAACTCTCAGCTCGAACATCTTCAAGCCAAATATGTTGGAACTGGTCATGCCGATTTGAACAGATT TGAGTGGGCAGTGAACATTCAACGTGATAGCTATGCATCATATATTGGCCACTACCCTTTACTGGCTTACGTTGGTATTGCTGAAAATGAATCTATTGGAAGGGAACGCTATAACTTTATGCAG AAAATGCTCCTGCCTTGTGGTTTGCCTCCGGAAAAAGAAGAGGATTAA
- the LOC137806499 gene encoding uncharacterized protein At4g14342 isoform X1 — MQASDRFNINSQLEHLQAKYVGTGHADLNRFEWAVNIQRDSYASYIGHYPLLAYVGIAENESIGRERYNFMQKMLLPCGLPPEKEED; from the exons ATGCAG GCGAGTGATAGGTTTAACATCAACTCTCAGCTCGAACATCTTCAAGCCAAATATGTTGGAACTGGTCATGCCGATTTGAACAGATT TGAGTGGGCAGTGAACATTCAACGTGATAGCTATGCATCATATATTGGCCACTACCCTTTACTGGCTTACGTTGGTATTGCTGAAAATGAATCTATTGGAAGGGAACGCTATAACTTTATGCAG AAAATGCTCCTGCCTTGTGGTTTGCCTCCGGAAAAAGAAGAGGATTAA